A single Tenacibaculum sp. 190524A02b DNA region contains:
- a CDS encoding sigma-70 family RNA polymerase sigma factor yields MLIKKAVKQDREAQKIIFEQYSPKMLGVCRRYVRDNHHAEEMMLSGFFKVFTNINKFKNEGSFEGWIRRIMVNTCLTYIRKKQVFDLTEEEFVFNDFSVSNLENTNVEDIQKLIDTLPEGYKVVFNLYAIEGYKHSEIAKKLQISESTSKSQLFKARKWLQANYIKMNSIENDGR; encoded by the coding sequence ATGCTTATTAAAAAAGCAGTAAAGCAAGATAGAGAAGCTCAAAAAATAATTTTTGAGCAGTATTCTCCAAAAATGCTTGGTGTGTGTAGAAGGTATGTAAGAGACAATCATCATGCAGAAGAAATGATGTTATCTGGTTTTTTTAAAGTTTTTACCAATATTAATAAGTTTAAAAATGAAGGGAGTTTTGAAGGGTGGATTCGTAGAATTATGGTAAATACTTGTTTAACTTACATTAGAAAAAAACAGGTTTTTGATTTGACAGAAGAAGAGTTCGTGTTTAATGATTTTTCAGTATCTAACCTAGAAAACACGAATGTAGAAGATATTCAAAAGCTTATTGATACTTTACCTGAAGGCTATAAAGTAGTGTTTAATTTATATGCTATAGAAGGTTATAAACATTCAGAAATAGCAAAAAAGCTTCAAATTTCTGAAAGTACATCTAAATCACAACTATTTAAAGCTAGAAAGTGGTTACAGGCAAATTATATTAAAATGAATTCGATAGAAAATGATGGAAGATAA
- a CDS encoding carboxypeptidase regulatory-like domain-containing protein, translating to MKKIAVFVLFLASLSAFAQVTTSKIKGIVTDGAELPLFGANIAVEHVPTGTLSGAISQENGRYTIPNLRVGGPYKIVFSFVGFKTYEVNNVYLTLGKTTIVNGKLVEGGEELEEVVISSSKNQTFNSDRTGAQTSVSAVQLKTLPTISRSASDFTRLEPTASNGSFGGKNDQFNNFSLDGSIFNNPFGLDAATPGGQTSSQPISLDAIEQISVATAPYDVTLSGFTGASVNAVTKSGTNEFKGTVYGFYRNQDMTGGRINGEDVVKPKLSQSQYGVSLGGPIVKDKLFFFANFEKDKREDLGTNGWVPDNQDGTMAVNESSVLETDLMAVSDALSRLGYNTGAYKDFTYESGSTKGVFKLDWNVNKNHRLALIYNFLRASKEKPAHPTALGVRGPGANVLQFENSGYEITNNIDSFLLELNSTFNETTTNKLQVGYTYFDDFRTPLSKPAPIITIQDGSGSNHIIAGHEPFSINNVLDQRVFQLTNNMNFFQEDHTFTVGFSFEKFMFENSFNLTNYESFSLGVFPYFGIFNPYPDVATFLSNAQPGGLVDQYLTATNNAFNTFNRKGAGNDGGWKLAELNVGQLAFYVQDEWEVNESLKLTYGVRFDKPLYFDTSSLVQKYIDTENGATRDNSVLYFNPNTNEEVNLNSTKMPTNEWLISPRLGFNWNINNESKLQIRGGTGVFTGRLPFVWLGNQISGADDGFFQIVDPDFKFPQVWRSNIGGDYRFENGLTLTADLAYTKDINGAHVQNWGLRNPTERLKGVDNREYYTTKGNNAYVFTNSDKGRVFNASFKVEKRFKNGLYANIAYSYLNAQDVNSIEAEITGDAFAFNPVVGNANNDVLTYSKYGDTHRVIGIASKRFEYGKGKFATTLSTFFEYAKGGRFNYTYGGDINNDGAFANDLLYVPTVGELSQMQFVEAGQAAAFENYIQQDEYLNSRRGQYVERYGALAPWRGKWDVKFLQDFNFNVSAEEQNTIQLSVDILNIGNLINSEWGVVQQPNNLQPLGVSFPGGDYTQEPIYSFNENLSKTFSPDSSLLSRWQMQVGLRYIF from the coding sequence ATGAAAAAAATAGCTGTATTCGTTTTGTTTTTAGCGAGTTTGTCAGCCTTTGCACAGGTAACAACATCTAAGATAAAAGGAATCGTTACAGACGGTGCTGAGCTACCTTTATTTGGAGCTAACATTGCTGTAGAACATGTTCCGACAGGAACACTTTCTGGTGCCATTTCACAAGAGAATGGACGGTATACTATTCCTAACTTAAGGGTAGGAGGTCCTTATAAAATAGTTTTTAGTTTTGTGGGTTTCAAAACTTATGAAGTAAATAATGTTTACTTGACATTAGGGAAAACAACTATAGTTAATGGAAAATTAGTAGAAGGAGGAGAAGAATTAGAAGAAGTAGTAATTTCAAGTAGTAAAAACCAAACTTTTAATAGTGATAGAACAGGAGCACAGACAAGTGTTAGTGCAGTACAATTGAAAACCTTACCAACTATTTCTCGTTCAGCATCTGATTTTACAAGGTTAGAACCAACTGCGAGCAATGGGTCTTTTGGAGGTAAAAATGATCAGTTTAATAACTTTTCTTTAGATGGTTCAATTTTTAATAATCCATTTGGGTTAGATGCCGCAACACCAGGCGGACAAACAAGTTCACAACCTATTTCTTTAGATGCTATAGAACAGATATCTGTAGCAACAGCGCCTTATGATGTTACATTATCTGGTTTTACAGGCGCATCTGTAAATGCTGTAACTAAGAGTGGAACTAATGAATTTAAAGGTACCGTTTATGGTTTTTATAGAAATCAAGACATGACTGGAGGAAGAATTAATGGGGAAGATGTAGTGAAACCTAAGTTAAGTCAAAGTCAGTATGGAGTTAGTTTAGGAGGACCTATTGTAAAAGACAAATTATTTTTCTTTGCAAATTTTGAAAAAGATAAAAGAGAAGATTTAGGAACCAATGGTTGGGTGCCAGATAATCAAGATGGTACTATGGCAGTTAATGAATCGTCTGTTTTAGAAACAGATTTAATGGCTGTAAGTGATGCCTTAAGTAGGTTAGGTTATAATACAGGAGCCTACAAAGATTTTACATACGAATCAGGTTCAACTAAAGGAGTGTTTAAATTAGATTGGAATGTTAATAAAAATCACAGATTAGCTTTAATTTATAACTTTTTAAGAGCTTCAAAAGAAAAACCAGCTCATCCAACAGCATTAGGAGTTAGAGGTCCAGGGGCAAATGTTTTACAATTTGAAAACTCAGGATATGAGATTACAAATAACATTGATTCATTTTTATTAGAGTTAAATTCTACATTTAATGAAACCACAACAAATAAATTACAAGTAGGATATACCTATTTTGATGATTTTAGAACACCATTATCTAAACCAGCTCCAATAATTACAATTCAAGATGGAAGTGGAAGTAATCATATTATTGCAGGACACGAACCTTTTTCAATTAATAATGTATTAGATCAACGCGTTTTTCAATTGACTAACAACATGAATTTTTTCCAAGAAGATCATACATTCACCGTTGGTTTCTCTTTTGAAAAATTTATGTTTGAAAATTCTTTTAACCTAACTAATTACGAGTCTTTTAGTTTAGGAGTATTTCCGTACTTTGGAATATTTAATCCTTATCCTGATGTTGCAACATTTTTGTCTAATGCTCAGCCAGGAGGTTTAGTAGATCAATATTTAACAGCAACAAATAATGCGTTTAATACATTCAATAGAAAAGGAGCAGGAAATGATGGAGGATGGAAGCTAGCTGAGTTGAATGTTGGGCAATTGGCTTTTTATGTTCAAGATGAATGGGAAGTAAATGAATCATTGAAGTTAACTTATGGAGTTCGTTTTGATAAGCCATTGTATTTTGATACTTCTAGTTTAGTTCAAAAATATATTGATACTGAAAATGGAGCAACTAGAGATAATTCTGTACTATACTTTAATCCCAATACCAATGAAGAAGTAAATTTAAACTCTACTAAAATGCCAACTAATGAGTGGTTGATTTCACCTAGGTTAGGGTTTAATTGGAATATTAATAATGAAAGTAAATTACAAATTCGTGGTGGAACCGGTGTATTTACCGGTCGTTTACCTTTTGTGTGGTTAGGAAATCAAATTAGTGGAGCTGATGATGGATTCTTTCAAATTGTTGATCCTGACTTTAAATTTCCACAAGTATGGAGATCTAACATTGGAGGGGACTATAGGTTTGAAAATGGCTTAACATTAACAGCAGACTTAGCATATACCAAAGATATTAATGGAGCTCATGTACAAAACTGGGGGTTAAGAAACCCAACAGAACGCTTAAAAGGAGTAGATAATAGAGAGTATTATACAACCAAAGGAAACAATGCCTATGTATTTACAAATTCAGATAAAGGGAGAGTATTCAATGCTTCTTTTAAAGTAGAAAAAAGATTTAAAAACGGATTGTATGCAAACATAGCCTATAGTTATTTAAATGCTCAAGATGTTAACTCTATTGAGGCGGAAATAACAGGAGATGCTTTTGCGTTTAATCCAGTTGTGGGAAATGCAAATAATGATGTGTTGACTTATTCAAAATATGGAGATACACACAGAGTTATAGGAATAGCTTCTAAAAGATTTGAATATGGAAAAGGAAAGTTTGCTACAACACTTTCTACATTTTTTGAGTATGCTAAAGGTGGGAGATTTAATTATACTTATGGAGGTGATATAAATAATGATGGAGCATTTGCTAATGATTTATTATACGTACCAACTGTAGGAGAATTAAGTCAAATGCAATTTGTGGAAGCGGGGCAAGCAGCAGCTTTTGAAAATTATATTCAGCAAGATGAGTATTTGAATTCTAGGAGAGGACAATATGTAGAAAGATATGGAGCTTTAGCGCCTTGGAGAGGAAAATGGGATGTTAAGTTTTTGCAAGATTTTAATTTTAATGTATCAGCAGAGGAACAAAATACGATTCAATTAAGTGTAGATATTTTAAACATAGGAAATTTAATAAATTCAGAATGGGGAGTTGTACAGCAACCTAACAATTTACAACCTTTAGGAGTTTCATTTCCAGGTGGAGATTATACACAAGAACCAATTTATAGTTTTAATGAAAACTTAAGTAAAACATTTAGTCCAGATAGTAGTTTATTATCGCGTTGGCAAATGCAAGTAGGTTTACGTTATATTTTTTAA